TCTGAACAGGATATTGAGAAGTCTTCTCAATGGGGCAGGTCTTAAAGGTTCTCACCAACTGTTCTGCTACTGTGTTCTTCAGAATAGCCCGCAGGGTACCTCTGGTTATTCTCTTTAACGACTGATAAGTGTTGAAGATCTGGGATGTGGAGAGTATTTGAGTTTGAAGTGTGCTGGCTATGGATCAGTGATTCTCTGAGCTCACCATATAAGACCCCAGGCAATAAGAGATCAGAACTGGGTCTTACCAGTGGGAGAATCCAGCCATACTCATCATTGTTGACACCAATGATGCTGGGGACAGGGTGAAAATCAGCAGAGGCCAAGAGTTCCTGAGGATGCCTGGGTAGGAACTCTCCATCCACCACAGCAGGGATGATCCTGAAGGCCTGAGGGACATGCAAGGCCAGTActgaacacgcacacacacacacggccattGAGTGTTCTccatcatttccctcttcctagTTTGTCTCAGGACGGTCATCCCCACCACACCTCTCCCACCTCACCCATGAAGACTCCCTCCATGTAAATTAGCTTATGTAGGTGTTCATTTTGAACACAGGACTACAAGGGTGCCAAGCCAAGCAGAAAGGGTAGTTTGTCCAGAGTAGTGAGTTACATACCCGATAGTCCCCTACTTAGCAGTCACACAATTGTGCCAACCTTGTTAATTGCCAGAATTTCTGCTTCACTTTTGTCTCGAAGACAGTGCACCAGGGCCTTTGAGTTTGAAGTTGCACAACCGGATAGCTTTGCCACCGTCTGTAATGGGAGAAGATTTGAGTTGGCTCATCCTCCCTGACAGGGAGCAGTATCTAAGCAGTGGGTACCACTGTCCTTAAATATTACATCGTATTGTGTGTTTTGCATGGATTACAGCATGGTGTAAAGTTGTTCCTATTTTCCAGTTGCTTAGAGTTGACAAGTAAGAAGGAGATCATTCTATCTGCaggtttttgtggggtttttttgtgtgtgttcctatgtgaCAACGTGTATTGTGTGCCACAGTTTGCCTGTGAAAGTTAGAGGACAAGCCTGAATAGCATTGGGTATCTTcctccttgtttgagacagggtctcttgtttgctGCTTCCTACACCAATGCAGAGCACTCCCATCTCTGCCACCAACCTCACCATAGGATCACTGGGATTGCAAATACTATCACATCTAGCcttatgtggtttctggggatttgaattcagcTCCTCACACTGGCAAAGCAGGCTCTCTCACCCACTGAATCGTGTCCCCAAATCATGCACGACTGCTTATGCTGAAGACGAAAGCTTCTGGGAGCAGCTTTGCTAGCCACATAATGTATTCAGCATGTATAAAGTAGATAAAAGTAGATTTTAATCCTTGAGCCTCTTAGAAGTTATTGGAAAGAAGCCATTTCCCATGGTCTTTGTTTCCTCACTGAACAGAGTACAGAGTACCAGAGCCTCAGGGATAAGGCAGAGAGCTAGGGCTGGGGTGTTGGAGAACACTTACCGTGAAGATGATCTCAGAAGTGTTAGAGATAAGGAGAGGCAGCAGGGCCACCCCGCTCTGCATGATGGCTCTGTGGAAGAGTCCTTGGGACATGGGGGACACAACATGGAAAGACACACTTGTGCCACCTGCTGACTCGCCAAAGATGGTGACTTGGTCAGGGTTGCCTCCAAAGTGGGCGATGTTCTGCTGGACCCAGCGTAGGGCAGCCACTTGGTCTAAGAAGCCCCAGTTGCCTCTGGCGTGCTGGTCTCCAGTGCTGACAAGTGGAAGGACATGGATCAAACGTTGCCTAGGTTCTTCTCAGCTGCCATTGTCCACCCCAGTCCTAGTCTCACCTGAAAAAGCCTAGGACGCCCAGACGGTACTGGATATTAACAACCACCACATCCTCAGTGGCTGACAGTTTGGATCCATCATACCAGGAAGCCATGCCTATAATCAGTGCACCACCATGGATCCATACCATCACCTAGAAAAATCAGAAGAGATGCCAGGAGGCTTCTGTCGGGCACAAGCTCAAGTGGGACTGCCTTCTAGATTAGGGGCTGCTTTctaacagtttctgtgtgcagcTAAACACACACAGGACTCCCCAGCATCTTAGACCCAGGCCACAGGCGAGGAACACAGTCTCATCCTCATTTTTTCAAGACTCATTGCTGCACCAGGAATCTCAGCTTAGATGAACTGATTTAAGTCCAGAGTGATGTCACTGTCACTCTCAAAAGTGTGGAAAAGGGTGTCTCCCTAAGAGTTTTTCCTGATTATGAATCCAAAGAATCACCAAATCTCATCGACACAACCAACATCCCAAAGCTGGAAATTTGACTTTGTCTCAATGTTCATCCCTCGGACACCTGCCTGGATCTCTAGGGCTCAGGCTGATTTTGTCCTTTCTCATTTTCCTAGGAAAGAAATCTCCACTCCCACCCAGTTGACCGTGGACCAACTCTCACAGGCAGGTTAGAGCCCTCACGGGCATGCGCTGGTGTGTAGACGTTGAGATACAGGCAGTCCTCAGACATAGAGATGGGAGGCATGATCAGCTTTATCCTCTTCAGACCCTCTAAATTCATTATATCATCATTTTGTAGACACCTGAGGACAATGATAGACGCTGATCCCAAGGGATGTTCAGTGATCGACACCTGTGTCTCCCAGTAATATCAGAAGACACACCCACAAAGTCTCATCAACACTGAGGCCTGAACATGAGCTGAATAAGGTTAACATCAGTAGACATCCTGAAGTTAATAGGTGAGGACCGTGtggcctcagccctacacaaagaactacaggcgaCTAAGGGATGCTCAGAGTGGGACACAATGTCTTCCCTAGGGAAGTGCACCCAATAGATTATCCAATACTAAATGGCCAaccacattacacacacacacacacacacacacacacacatatatatatatacatacatagcatacagactaagcaggttatatttaggaataaatatgcatatatacactacatatatgtatgtaagaaCAATCAGTgacaaaagaataaatgaatttgaaagagagcaaggagggatatataggaggaaaagaaagggggaaatgatgtaactatattacaatctcaaaaaaaaagcaagtccCATTTTTTTCCAGTTATCCTCAGTGCCTGCTTCCTTTGTGTGTCCCTTAACACACGATCTCTCTCCACAGTCCCTTCCTATCAAGGTAAGGTCTACTGACTCTGTGGAGGCTGGGGCGGGGGGGAATCCAGATTTCCAGGGTGGTCTCGAGTGGGGTGGAGGAACCTTAATGAGATTGGAGTGTTGAGACTTCTTAGATTATCTATGGAGATGTTCAACTGCTTGTAGTGACATTCACCTCTCTCCCCGTACTATCTAATGTTTGTTGTGGTGTTGATTGCTGACTCGGCACAATGGTACTAGAGTCTCCAGGAAGGATcgtctagaccaggttggcctgtggggtTATCTTGATTACATCAACTGAAGAAGGAACACTTAtttattgtgggtggtgccattccctagCAAGGGACCCCTGTACTGTATGAATAGAAAAGTGAGCTGAGCATTAGAGGCACCCGTGAGTTCTTTTGCTCCCTCTTCCCAATTATAAATGTGAGGTGACCATTCTCACTGCGATCTCTCCTGAAAGGCCTTTCCCCCATGACAGTTATAACCAGAACTGTGACCTGTGGTAAATCCTTTCTCCTCTAAGCTGCTTTTGTTAGGGGGTTTGCATTACAGCAACAGGAAATAAAGTAAAGTACTTGGGTATTTGGGTGCTGTGTCTACAATGGAACTGTGGGAAGGAACGGACAATGCTGTCCCTTCATCCCCTGTCCAGACACTCAGGGAACCTCTTTTTCCTACATATTCTCCAGTGTAAGCTTCTATACTCATTCCTTGGACAATGGCACTTACCTTATGTGTTACTGCAATGACATTGGTAGGGTTGCCAAGTACCGCTGCCCTCCTGAGGGATTTGTAGCACACGATGCCAAACACAATGCTTGTTGCTTAATATAAACACAATGAACTCTGCCCACAGACCTCCCCACTTTAGAGAGTTTACTTGGCACAGTCTGATTCTGGGACCGGTTTGGATATGTTTCTCACTGCAGTACCTGGAGTTAAATCCCTGCAGATGCCAAGCTCTGACCCAGGGGCCTGGCACAGTTGTTCCTCTCTAATCCTTACCACATTCATTGAAAAAATGCCTGGGAGATGCCCCTCAGCACAGGCAGAGAACCGTTGTGGactgagatggaggaaagacttCAGCATGACTCAGAGCTCAGAGCAACTGTTCCCCCCAGGGCCAGACGTCCTCTGGGTACAGAACTTACATAGCCGGTTGCGAGGTCCCATCTCTCACACCATTCCATGGTTCAGGGGCTTCAGGGGGTGCAAAGCGCAGTGGTCCTACAGGTGGCTTGGCAAagggaattcccaggaatctgTGGACACCAACCTTGGTGCCCCTCACATGGACAAGGCTGCCTCTGacttttcctgcatgtgtgtttctgaTGGGGTTGGCCTCTGGTGAGTCCTGACCTGTGTGAAGAGATGCCACCAGGGTTAGTTTTGTGCAGTCAGCTCCCACAGATTGTGGGAGTTCTCACCTGCTTGTTACAAGAGCACATGGGAAGGGAACCCAGGACCTCCTAGTTCAGCTGTGGGGTGTCAGTGTAGGAGCTTCTCTATCCCTCAGGGCCAGGAgtctttcccatttcccttttGAAGGTTGCCAGAGCATTTCTGCCAAAGAGGTCACACACCGAGAGCTATTTGGTAGCATGAAGGTATTATTGTTATTACCCAAAGCCAAGAATAGCGATAAGCACACACGGAGGAGGGAAACGCCCCTTCTGCTCTTCTTCTCCTGACCTCAGCTCCACAGAGCCCCTCACACTGGCCTGGCTCCTCAGTCTGCAGTAACCTCTGAGTGCTAAGTGCTCACTCTGGGTTTGGTGGAGGCCTGGAGTGGCACACATTCTCGTACTTTCATCTGTCATCTCTGTGAGCGCCTCCTTCCCTACTGCCTTCCTCCTGCAAGCGCAGCCTCTGACAGAACTGATCCAGGTCCCCATTGTCACCTAGGAATCTCACCCTGCACATGGAGGAGAATAATCAGGAGGCCACAGGCCACAGCATTCAGCCAGCCAGGAAGTCTGAGCAGCGGCATGACAGGCTCCCAGGCCTGAGACTGTTCTGTCCCAGAATGACAGTGTCAACAACCCAAAGGAGATTATATATGCTGCCCAGACAGGACCAGAAGGAATGCAGGTGAGAGAACATGTGGGGTGGGGCAAAGTTTTCACTTCCTGAGAGCTAAAGGCAGAAGTGACAGGAGCCAATGGCCAACAGCCAGGGAGAATACACTTCTGCAGTTCCTGCTCTTTGTCCTGGAAAGACAACTGTATGGCAGAAGCCATGAATTCTGGAATACCAGAAGTCCTGTTCTCAAACCTAGATTCACCATGATCATGGTCCTTGTATTCACTGGCCAGGTGTCAGGGCTGtggtggaggtcagggaacagaGCGCTGTATCAGGAAAAGCCAGGAGGTCTTCTCCAGGTAGGTAAATACTGAAGACGCCACAGATGGAGGGAATGCGGAGATGGAGCTCAGAATGTGGGCATTATAGTGATCATAGGATCCCTCCCCATAGATCTGGTTCATACTGTGCCTCCTCTAGTGACCAGTTCCTTTGCAGATCAACCTCACAGTCCTTCATGCATTTGGGAAActcttttcaatgttttttttatttatttggttgtttaTACATTTAATAACAATTTATTATaagtgtgtatgtaggtgtggaGGTACTCACATGCCATGACACGCATGTGAGGGTCACAAGGCAACTtctgggaatcagttctctccttccaccctgtagGTATGGGGCTCCAACTCAGGTTTTCAGACTCTGCTGGAAGCCTCCTTACTCACTTAGCCGTCTTACCCATTACCCCAACCTGATAACATTTCACGAGGCACTGATGTCTCCATCAATCACTGGGGACAGTCTGGGCTCTGAGAGCCTGTGAAAAGCTGGAGACAAGGGCCTATCCATGGGAGTTCCAGAATCATAGAGAACCCTGGTGAGCTGCATCAGTGAGTACAGGATCAGGAGTTCCCACCTGTTCAGTTTGATTTCTTGGAGGAAGTAGTGTGATGATCCAAGTCAGACAGTCTTTAGTGTCCTCTGAGACCTGACCTTGGTTCTACCTTTCTAGCCCCCAACAGTCAAGGGACCCAAAGTCTGGCACAGCAGGATTTCCTCCTTGGTTCCTTTCTGGCATCTCTGACATAAAACAGTCATGGCTTCTCCTGCCCCTCCAATTTGCAATGCCTACTTTTGATTCAACATTGTGCTTAAAATGCACCTTGTGCAATCTGTGGCCCCAGCCCTTCCTGCCAGGTGCTTCCCCTACTTTAGTTCTGAAAACAAATGAGATGCTGGGAGAACCCAGGGGAAACTTGAATACAATTTGTCACCTTCATAAAATGGCATAAAGTGACACTAATTGTATTAGTGTCAAAGATCAGGTAAGAATGAAAATGAAGCCACAGGAGATGAAATTGTAGTAGTGTCAGAAGAATCCAGGAAGTCTTGGGGGCAAATATGCTCAGGGACAGGGACATTTTTGGACCTTCTGATATCACACTACTTCCAGGACACACTCCACAGACACATATTCATAGATATACTAAGTATGCAAATAcgtattttatagtattttcagTTCCTGGTAATAAGAACAAAACTTAGCAGGGCAGGCACACAGACCCAGAACTCCTCCCCACATAGTCCCCCCAAACTCTCATAGAccccccccacagacacacacacacacacgcacatacacacaaatacattttatacacTTTTTCAGCCTTGAAGGACTAATGAATATATCCAGACCacttctcatttaaaaaattgtacCACTTACCCCTTGGGAAAGACATAGTTGATTGACTTGAATGCCATTCATAGGTATCAGCTAAGTTGTTTTGTATGTTGCAACCCAATATGAAATTAATAGTTGGGGTTGCATGCTCTTGAGTAGGaagaataaacatagtaaaaatggcaatcttaccaaaagcaatctacagattcaatgcccagcaaaattccagcaaaattcttcacagacctcaaaagaacaatacccaacttcatatggaaaagctaaaaacacaggatagccaaagcaatcctgtacaataaggaacttctgaaggcatcacaatctctgacttcagactctactatagagccacagtaatgaaaacagcctggtattgacataaaaacagacatgaggaccaatggaatctaactgaagacctggatatcaatgcACAcaccatgaacacctgatttttgacaaagaatttgaaaatataaaatggaaaaaagagaataTATTGAACAAATGGTGCtcacataactggatatcaacatgtagaagaaagcaaatagatccatatctatggccatgcacaaaactcaagtccaaatggatcaaagacctcaacataaaaccaaccacgctgaacctcatagaagagaaagtgggaagtacacttgaacacattggcacagggaaccacttcctaaatataaccccagcagcatagacattgagagaaacaattaataaatgggacatcctggagaacctgagaagcttctgtaaagtaaaggacacagtcaacaagacaaaatgacagcctacagaatgggaaaagatcttcaccaatcttacatcagacagagggttgatctccaaaatataaaaagaactcaagaaacttgatatcaaaagaacaaataattcaatttaaaaaatggggtacagacctaaacagagaactctcaacagaggaatctaaaatggctgaaagacacttaaggaaatgctcaacatctttagtcatcagagaaatgcaaatcaaaagaactctgagattccatcttacacctgtcagaatagccaagataaaaaccactgatgacagcttatactggagaggatgtggggtaagaacacttctccattgcttgtgggattgcaaacttgtgtagccactttggaaatcagtatggtgatttctcagaaaattagaaaacaatctaccccatgacccagcaataccactgttgaatatatacccaaaggaaactcattcataccacaaggacatgtgctgaactatgttcgtagcagcattagtgtaataaccagaacctggaaacaacctaaatgcccctcatccaaagaatggataaagaaaatatggtacacaatggagtactacttagcggtaaaaaaaaagacatcttgaaaatttctggcaaatggatggatctagaggAAAACCacattgaatgaggtaacccagacccagaaaaacaaatataatagttgctcactcataagtggcttttagatataaagcaaagaaaaaccagcgtacaattcacaatcccagagaacaaagacaacaaagaggaccccaagagagacatacatggatctaatcttcaCGGGAAGTAGAAAGACATTATCTTCTGAGTTCATTGGGAGCGTGGGGATTCTGGGAGAGAATAGAAGggtagagagaaggaagggaggctagtggagaaaaatatatagcacaataaaaataataaaaaagaaaaagtaaaagagttGGGGCTGGTAGGAGGTTGTCATATCATGTGTACCACTATTTATCTTGAGAACACAAGGTAAGATCTCTGGTCCAGAGAGCTGGCCTTTGTTACCCAGCAAACCTACTGGCATCTTGACTCTGGActtctttatttctaaaactgaacacatttcatttgtttataagCTACAtagtttaacacacacacacttatttacatatgtaatatatattattgaGATGCAGTGCTCCGTTACCAAATGAACTATTTTTTgcactttttattaattaattttttcatttattttacatctcaattgcagtttccactccctcctgtcCAAATAGGCTATTCTTGAAATACTGTGTTATTGAATGTCATTATGTAGAAGTTtacaaacagatccatatctatcaccattcataaaactcaaatccaagtggatcaaagacttcaacataaatcaATTTACACTGAAcctaacagaaaagaaagtgggaagtacacttgaacacactggcacaggagaccacttcctaaatataagctcagcagcacagacactgagagcaacgatcaataaatgggaccttttaAAACTGAAAGGCAAAGGGCATGGTaattaagacaaaacaacagcctacagaatgggaaaagatcttcaccaaccccacatcagacagagggttgagc
Above is a window of Microtus pennsylvanicus isolate mMicPen1 chromosome 6, mMicPen1.hap1, whole genome shotgun sequence DNA encoding:
- the LOC142852967 gene encoding pyrethroid hydrolase Ces2e-like isoform X4, with the translated sequence MPLLRLPGWLNAVACGLLIILLHVQGQDSPEANPIRNTHAGKVRGSLVHVRGTKVGVHRFLGIPFAKPPVGPLRFAPPEAPEPWNGVRDGTSQPAMCLQNDDIMNLEGLKRIKLIMPPISMSEDCLYLNVYTPAHAREGSNLPTVAKLSGCATSNSKALVHCLRDKSEAEILAINKAFRIIPAVVDGEFLPRHPQELLASADFHPVPSIIGVNNDEYGWILPLIFNTYQSLKRITRGTLRAILKNTVAEQLMLPPECSDLIMEEYMGDTEDPQALQIQYTEMMGDFMFVIPALQVAHFQRFRAPVYFYEFQHRPNFFKDFKPRHVKADHGDEVFLIFGSFFWGVKIDLTVKEKLLSRRMMKYWANFARYGNPNSEGLPYWPVSDQSEQYLQLDLQPAVGHDLKARRQQFWTKTLPQKIQELKGAHGKNKDV
- the LOC142852967 gene encoding pyrethroid hydrolase Ces2e-like isoform X2, which encodes MPLLRLPGWLNAVACGLLIILLHVQGQDSPEANPIRNTHAGKVRGSLVHVRGTKVGVHRFLGIPFAKPPVGPLRFAPPEAPEPWNGVRDGTSQPAMCLQNDDIMNLEGLKRIKLIMPPISMSEDCLYLNVYTPAHAREGSNLPVMVWIHGGALIIGMASWYDGSKLSATEDVVVVNIQYRLGVLGFFSTGDQHARGNWGFLDQVAALRWVQQNIAHFGGNPDQVTIFGESAGGTSVSFHVVSPMSQGLFHRAIMQSGVALLPLLISNTSEIIFTTVAKLSGCATSNSKALVHCLRDKSEAEILAINKAFRIIPAVVDGEFLPRHPQELLASADFHPVPSIIGVNNDEYGWILPLIFNTYQSLKRITRGTLRAILKNTVAEQLMLPPECSDLIMEEYMGDTEDPQALQIQYTEMMGDFMFVIPALQVAHFQRFRAPVYFYEFQHRPNFFKDFKPRHVKADHGDEVFLIFGSFFWGVKIDLTVKEKLLSRRMMKYWANFARYGNPNSEGLPYWPVSDQSEQYLQLDLQPAVGHDLKARRQQFWTKTLPQKIQELKGAHGKNKDV
- the LOC142852967 gene encoding pyrethroid hydrolase Ces2e-like isoform X3; this encodes MPLLRLPGWLNAVACGLLIILLHVQGQDSPEANPIRNTHAGKVRGSLVHVRGTKVGVHRFLGIPFAKPPVGPLRFAPPEAPEPWNGVRDGTSQPAMCLQNDDIMNLEGLKRIKLIMPPISMSEDCLYLNVYTPAHAREGSNLPVMVWIHGGALIIGMASWYDGSKLSATEDVVVVNIQYRLGVLGFFSTGDQHARGNWGFLDQVAALRWVQQNIAHFGGNPDQVTIFGESAGGTSVSFHVVSPMSQGLFHRAIMQSGVALLPLLISNTSEIIFTAFRIIPAVVDGEFLPRHPQELLASADFHPVPSIIGVNNDEYGWILPLIFNTYQSLKRITRGTLRAILKNTVAEQLMLPPECSDLIMEEYMGDTEDPQALQIQYTEMMGDFMFVIPALQVAHFQRFRAPVYFYEFQHRPNFFKDFKPRHVKADHGDEVFLIFGSFFWGVKIDLTVKEKLLSRRMMKYWANFARYGNPNSEGLPYWPVSDQSEQYLQLDLQPAVGHDLKARRQQFWTKTLPQKIQELKGAHGKNKDV
- the LOC142852967 gene encoding acylcarnitine hydrolase-like isoform X1, whose product is MPLLRLPGWLNAVACGLLIILLHVQGQDSPEANPIRNTHAGKVRGSLVHVRGTKVGVHRFLGIPFAKPPVGPLRFAPPEAPEPWNGVRDGTSQPAMCLQNDDIMNLEGLKRIKLIMPPISMSEDCLYLNVYTPAHAREGSNLPVMVWIHGGALIIGMASWYDGSKLSATEDVVVVNIQYRLGVLGFFSTGDQHARGNWGFLDQVAALRWVQQNIAHFGGNPDQVTIFGESAGGTSVSFHVVSPMSQGLFHRAIMQSGVALLPLLISNTSEIIFTTVAKLSGCATSNSKALVHCLRDKSEAEILAINKAFRIIPAVVDGEFLPRHPQELLASADFHPVPSIIGVNNDEYGWILPLVRPSSDLLLPGSLKRITRGTLRAILKNTVAEQLMLPPECSDLIMEEYMGDTEDPQALQIQYTEMMGDFMFVIPALQVAHFQRFRAPVYFYEFQHRPNFFKDFKPRHVKADHGDEVFLIFGSFFWGVKIDLTVKEKLLSRRMMKYWANFARYGNPNSEGLPYWPVSDQSEQYLQLDLQPAVGHDLKARRQQFWTKTLPQKIQELKGAHGKNKDV